CAACAAGAAGACATTCCTTGATAACATCCTACTTCTATGGCATTAACTCCTGGTGCGGTAATCAATGACTGTAAATGTTCTTCCCAGACAGAAATACGATAGCTAAAAATATCGCGAGTGAAAAAATAGTTATTGGCGACACATTGTTCCCAACCGCGATGTTTACAAGCCTGTTGAAAATTAGCCACTGCTTCGGGTAATCTGCCTTTTTCCCGTAGAGCATCTCCTAAATGTCCATATACCCAGGGATATTCTTCAACTAGATTTAAAATCGCGTAGCAGGTAGAAATAGCTTCATCCCATTTTTGCAGCATCAAAAAAGTTTTGACTAAATCTCGATAAGCCCAAGGGAAATCTGGAGCATTTTTAATGGTTTGATGAAAAGAGATAATTGCCTCTTCAAAATACTGCTTTTGCAGATAAATAGTGCCTAGTTTGTATTGCGCCCTAGATTCTGTGGGCTGCACGCTTAAAATTTTCTCGTAGATAGCCTGAGCTTTGTCTAACTGATGCTGCCGTTGATAAATATCTCCCAAATCATAAAAAGCCGCAATCAAGCCCTGCTCTCCGGCGATCGCCTTTTCATAACAGGCGATCGCCTCCTCTACTCTTCCTCTTTGTTCTAAGGCTTTGGCTAGCTTATAATAACCACTATTATTGACCAAATTAGGATTAATTTTAATTGCTTGATACCAGCAATCCACTTCCGCATCTTTACGCTGGAGGTAGCTATTGATCTGCGCCAGAGATGAATAGATGCGGTCAGAATTGGGGACAAGTTCTAAAGCTTTTTCAAAAGAGGCTAAAGCAGCCTGCCAATTTTTTTCTAAAATATAAAGTTCTCCTAATTGGCAATATACCTCCCCAAGATTAGTTTGGGCTTCTACAGCCAAAGAATGCCAAATAATAGCTCGATCAAATTCCCCCATACCCTGAAGCAAATTGCCCAGGTTCTTAAAGGCAGATTGCCGTTGTTCCTGGTTATTGT
This DNA window, taken from Pleurocapsa sp. FMAR1, encodes the following:
- a CDS encoding tetratricopeptide repeat protein; amino-acid sequence: MDSSYLIQAIVECEQAVKTDNNNQEQRQSAFKNLGNLLQGMGEFDRAIIWHSLAVEAQTNLGEVYCQLGELYILEKNWQAALASFEKALELVPNSDRIYSSLAQINSYLQRKDAEVDCWYQAIKINPNLVNNSGYYKLAKALEQRGRVEEAIACYEKAIAGEQGLIAAFYDLGDIYQRQHQLDKAQAIYEKILSVQPTESRAQYKLGTIYLQKQYFEEAIISFHQTIKNAPDFPWAYRDLVKTFLMLQKWDEAISTCYAILNLVEEYPWVYGHLGDALREKGRLPEAVANFQQACKHRGWEQCVANNYFFTRDIFSYRISVWEEHLQSLITAPGVNAIEVGCYQGMSSCWMLDKILVHESDKLTCIDTKFELPFKENIAKSGSESKVTFLEGDTCKLLADCTPNSFDLINLQDRNKLSQHTEKNAILAWKLVKSGGLLIFNSYGWRNPHNAQQNPKVGIDRFLNSVKDRWQQVYRSPQTFQLFIRKL